A window of the Agromyces mariniharenae genome harbors these coding sequences:
- a CDS encoding DUF4126 domain-containing protein, with protein sequence MLELLTGTGLALAAGLNAWIPLVVLGALDRFTGLIELPAAWAWLANEWVLLILVVLLVFEFVADKVPGLDSINDVVQTFVRPTAGGIAFGSGVGATTVAVTDPEAFFASQQWVPIAIGIVLALGVHLAKAAARPIVNASTAGVGAPVASAAEDAGSFTLAFAAILAPVLVLLGIVVMAALVVWLVRRRRLRRERAAQPPPTVAG encoded by the coding sequence ATGCTCGAGCTGCTGACCGGCACGGGCCTCGCGCTCGCGGCCGGGCTCAATGCGTGGATCCCGCTCGTCGTGCTCGGCGCCCTCGACCGCTTCACGGGACTGATCGAGCTCCCGGCTGCATGGGCGTGGCTCGCGAACGAGTGGGTGCTCCTCATCCTCGTCGTGCTGCTCGTGTTCGAGTTCGTCGCCGACAAGGTGCCCGGACTCGACTCCATCAACGACGTGGTGCAGACGTTCGTCCGGCCGACGGCCGGGGGCATCGCGTTCGGCTCGGGCGTCGGCGCGACGACCGTCGCGGTCACCGATCCCGAGGCGTTCTTCGCCTCGCAGCAGTGGGTGCCGATCGCGATCGGCATCGTGCTCGCGCTCGGCGTGCACCTCGCGAAGGCGGCCGCGCGACCGATCGTGAACGCGTCGACGGCCGGCGTCGGCGCGCCAGTCGCGAGCGCCGCGGAGGACGCCGGCAGCTTCACCCTCGCGTTCGCCGCCATCCTCGCGCCCGTCCTCGTGCTGCTCGGCATCGTCGTGATGGCCGCACTCGTCGTGTGGCTCGTGCGCCGGCGCCGCCTGCGGCGCGAGCGGGCTGCGCAGCCGCCGCCCACCGTCGCCGGCTGA
- the coaE gene encoding dephospho-CoA kinase has product MYLIGLTGGIASGKSTVARRLVEHGAVHIDADDLARRVVEPGKPAFDAIVAEFGEGVVGHDGRLDRPKLGELVFADDAARTRLNAIVHPAVRELSRKLIERAEAEDPDAVVVYDVPLLVEASVDHPFDLIVVTNAPRRTQVERLVQERGYDPIHAEARVDAQVDNTARLSIADVVIDTDGSMAHTMSQTDALWQRIRQERARA; this is encoded by the coding sequence GTGTATCTGATCGGTCTCACGGGCGGAATCGCCTCCGGCAAGTCCACGGTCGCCAGGCGCCTCGTCGAGCACGGGGCGGTGCACATCGACGCCGACGACCTCGCGCGACGCGTCGTCGAGCCCGGCAAGCCCGCGTTCGACGCGATCGTCGCCGAGTTCGGCGAGGGCGTGGTGGGGCACGACGGCCGGCTCGACCGTCCGAAGCTCGGCGAGCTCGTGTTCGCCGACGACGCCGCGCGCACGCGGCTCAACGCGATCGTGCACCCGGCCGTCCGCGAGCTGTCGCGCAAGCTCATCGAGCGCGCCGAGGCCGAGGACCCCGACGCCGTGGTGGTCTACGACGTGCCGCTGCTCGTCGAGGCATCCGTCGACCACCCCTTCGACCTCATCGTCGTGACGAACGCGCCGCGACGCACGCAGGTCGAGCGCCTGGTGCAGGAGCGCGGATACGATCCGATCCACGCCGAGGCGCGCGTGGACGCGCAGGTGGACAACACGGCCCGGCTCTCGATCGCCGACGTGGTGATCGACACCGACGGCTCGATGGCGCACACCATGAGCCAGACCGACGCGCTCTGGCAGCGCATCCGCCAGGAGCGCGCGCGGGCGTAG